In Pseudomonas fakonensis, one DNA window encodes the following:
- a CDS encoding APC family permease, whose product MHTTTSTAEHLAPHSPAQPGRLRKSMGMAALVLFGLAYMVPLAVFSAYGLVAQTTKGHLPAAYLLTLGAMLFTAYSYGRMVKAHPYSGSVYTYTRKTFGACAGFMTGWTLLLDYIFLPLLSYLLIGIYLSEWFPAVHPWVWVLGSIALVTFLNLIGIESITRVNWVLVVAQLVFIVVFVGLAIHSLAGQAQPVALLAPFHHEGFSVPLIMAGAAVLCLSFVGFDAVSTMAEETTEPTVRIPRAIMAVSLIGGLLFLLVSYFAQLAHPAWDSFANPDSAPVEVMRSVGGQLLASAFTATYVAACFASAMVSQASVSRVLFAMGRDGAMPRVLGTLATRKRVPAMAILLVGLVSLVALVISLDTVANMISFGALFAFSAVNLAVVKHYLVDQKLRGARNVLMYGAIPGLGFLSTLWLWSSLSQMSFTIGLCWMAAGFVCLLGLTRAFRVKLPELQMAD is encoded by the coding sequence ATGCATACAACAACAAGTACAGCTGAACACCTTGCACCCCATTCACCCGCCCAGCCAGGGCGCTTGCGCAAATCCATGGGCATGGCCGCCCTGGTGTTGTTCGGCCTGGCCTACATGGTCCCGCTGGCAGTGTTCTCCGCCTATGGCCTGGTGGCGCAAACCACCAAGGGGCACCTGCCGGCCGCCTACCTGCTGACCCTCGGCGCCATGCTGTTCACCGCCTACAGCTACGGGCGCATGGTCAAGGCCCACCCCTATTCCGGATCGGTGTACACCTACACCCGCAAGACCTTCGGCGCCTGCGCAGGCTTCATGACTGGCTGGACGCTGCTGCTGGACTACATCTTCCTGCCGCTGCTCAGCTACCTGCTGATCGGCATCTACCTGTCGGAGTGGTTCCCCGCTGTGCACCCCTGGGTATGGGTACTGGGCTCGATCGCCCTGGTGACCTTCCTCAACCTGATCGGCATAGAGTCGATCACCCGGGTCAACTGGGTGCTGGTGGTGGCGCAATTGGTGTTCATCGTGGTGTTCGTCGGCCTGGCCATCCATAGCCTGGCGGGCCAGGCGCAGCCGGTGGCGTTGCTGGCGCCGTTCCACCATGAAGGCTTCAGCGTGCCGCTGATCATGGCCGGGGCGGCGGTACTGTGCCTGTCGTTCGTGGGCTTTGACGCGGTATCGACCATGGCTGAGGAAACCACCGAACCGACGGTGCGCATCCCGCGGGCGATCATGGCGGTGTCGCTGATCGGCGGGCTGCTGTTTTTGCTGGTGTCGTATTTCGCCCAGTTGGCCCACCCGGCCTGGGACAGCTTCGCCAACCCGGACTCGGCGCCGGTCGAAGTGATGCGCAGCGTCGGCGGCCAGTTGCTGGCCAGCGCCTTCACCGCCACCTATGTGGCTGCCTGCTTCGCCTCGGCCATGGTGTCCCAGGCCAGCGTGTCGCGGGTGCTGTTCGCCATGGGCCGTGACGGCGCCATGCCGCGGGTACTGGGCACGCTGGCAACGCGCAAGCGTGTACCGGCCATGGCCATCCTGCTGGTGGGGCTGGTGTCGCTGGTGGCGCTGGTGATCTCGCTGGACACGGTGGCCAACATGATCAGCTTCGGCGCGCTGTTCGCCTTCTCAGCGGTCAACCTGGCGGTGGTCAAGCACTACCTGGTGGACCAGAAGCTGCGCGGTGCGCGCAATGTGCTGATGTATGGCGCCATTCCGGGGCTGGGCTTTCTCAGCACGCTATGGCTGTGGAGCAGCCTGTCGCAGATGTCGTTCACCATCGGCCTGTGCTGGATGGCGGCGGGGTTTGTCTGTCTGCTGGGGCTGACCCGGGCGTTCAGGGTGAAGCTGCCGGAGTTGCAGATGGCTGATTGA
- a CDS encoding helix-turn-helix transcriptional regulator produces the protein MTDDPLLLTTWFENQAQVTEAIGRPGFAAALFGALAVIRPIQATTVYLYPHDGMPCALFEQDAKAPWQPEGNVARYLSGFYLLDPFYGACMEQVASGCYGLFEVAPDQFEQSEYYQSFYRHSHLADELNYLLQLAPGQSLAVSLAFTDRLDADTRARFGRITPWVLAVLGKHFAGLDNRGGRFENLLEQRIHTALNNFGSSLLTERECRIAQLILRGHSTKSLAERLGVSEDTIKSHRKNVYAKLDIGTQSELFSLFIDALANAQGVLGRDPLESYMGKLR, from the coding sequence GTGACTGACGATCCGCTTCTCTTGACCACGTGGTTCGAAAACCAGGCCCAGGTCACCGAGGCCATTGGCCGCCCGGGCTTTGCCGCCGCGCTGTTCGGGGCGCTGGCTGTGATCCGGCCGATCCAGGCCACCACCGTCTACCTCTACCCCCACGACGGCATGCCCTGCGCGCTGTTCGAGCAGGACGCCAAGGCCCCTTGGCAGCCCGAGGGCAACGTTGCCCGTTACCTGTCCGGCTTCTACCTGCTCGACCCGTTCTATGGCGCCTGCATGGAGCAGGTTGCCAGTGGCTGCTACGGCCTGTTCGAGGTGGCCCCCGACCAGTTCGAGCAAAGCGAGTACTACCAGTCGTTCTACCGCCATTCGCACCTGGCCGATGAGCTCAACTACCTGCTGCAACTGGCCCCCGGGCAAAGCCTGGCGGTGTCGCTGGCCTTCACCGACCGGCTCGACGCCGACACCCGCGCACGGTTCGGGCGCATCACCCCGTGGGTGCTGGCCGTGCTCGGCAAGCACTTCGCCGGCCTCGACAACCGTGGCGGGCGCTTCGAGAACCTGCTGGAGCAGCGCATCCACACCGCGCTGAACAACTTCGGCAGCTCGCTGTTGACCGAGCGTGAATGCCGCATCGCCCAGTTGATCCTGCGTGGGCACTCCACCAAGTCACTCGCCGAGCGCCTCGGCGTGTCGGAAGACACCATCAAGTCCCACCGCAAGAACGTCTACGCCAAGCTCGACATCGGCACCCAGTCAGAGCTGTTCAGTCTGTTCATCGACGCCCTGGCCAACGCCCAGGGCGTGCTCGGCCGCGATCCGCTGGAAAGCTACATGGGCAAGCTGCGCTGA
- a CDS encoding aspartate aminotransferase family protein, with product MNAPFAPQRQTRDYQASDAAHHIHAFLDQKALNAEGPRVIVGGERLHLWDSEGKRYLDGMSGLWCTQLGYGRRDLTAAAATQMDQLAYYNMFFHTTHPAVIELSELLFSLLPGHYSHAIYTNSGSEANEVLIRTVRRYWQVVGQPNKKIMIGRWNGYHGSTLAATALGGMKFMHEMGGLIPDVAHIDEPYWYAEGGELTPAEFGRRCALQLEEKILELGAENVAGFIAEPFQGAGGMIFPPESYWPEIQRICRQYDVLLCADEVIGGFGRTGEWFAHEYFGFEPDTLSIAKGLTSGYVPMGGLVLSKRIAEALVERGGVFAHGLTYSGHPVAAAVAIANLKALRDEGIVRQVKEDTGPYLQRILREVFADHPLIGQVQGAGLVAALQFAEHKPSRKRYANENDLAWQCRTFGFEEGVIIRSTLGRMIMAPALVANHGELDELVDKTRKAVDRTARLVGKL from the coding sequence ATGAATGCGCCTTTTGCCCCGCAACGCCAGACCCGCGACTACCAGGCCAGCGACGCCGCCCACCACATCCACGCCTTCCTCGACCAGAAGGCGCTCAACGCCGAAGGCCCGCGGGTGATCGTCGGTGGTGAGCGCCTGCACCTGTGGGACAGCGAAGGCAAGCGCTACCTGGACGGTATGTCCGGCCTGTGGTGCACCCAGCTGGGCTACGGGCGCCGCGACCTGACTGCCGCCGCCGCCACGCAGATGGACCAGCTGGCGTACTACAACATGTTCTTCCACACCACCCACCCGGCAGTGATCGAGCTGTCCGAGCTGCTGTTCAGCCTGCTGCCGGGGCACTACAGCCACGCCATCTACACCAACTCCGGCTCCGAGGCCAACGAGGTGCTGATCCGCACCGTGCGCCGCTACTGGCAGGTGGTCGGCCAGCCGAACAAGAAAATCATGATTGGCCGCTGGAACGGCTATCACGGCTCCACCCTGGCAGCCACGGCGCTGGGCGGCATGAAGTTCATGCACGAGATGGGCGGGCTGATCCCGGATGTGGCGCACATCGATGAGCCCTACTGGTACGCCGAGGGTGGTGAGCTGACCCCGGCCGAGTTCGGCCGCCGCTGCGCGCTGCAGCTGGAAGAGAAGATCCTCGAGCTGGGCGCCGAAAACGTCGCAGGCTTCATTGCCGAGCCGTTCCAGGGCGCCGGCGGCATGATCTTCCCGCCAGAAAGCTACTGGCCCGAGATCCAGCGTATCTGCCGCCAGTACGACGTGCTGCTGTGCGCCGACGAGGTGATCGGTGGCTTTGGCCGTACCGGCGAATGGTTCGCCCATGAATACTTCGGCTTCGAGCCCGACACCCTGTCCATCGCCAAGGGCCTGACCAGCGGCTACGTGCCCATGGGCGGCCTGGTGCTGAGCAAGCGCATCGCCGAGGCGCTGGTGGAGCGCGGCGGGGTGTTCGCCCACGGCCTGACCTACTCTGGCCACCCGGTGGCGGCAGCGGTGGCCATCGCCAACCTCAAGGCCCTGCGCGACGAGGGCATTGTGCGCCAGGTCAAGGAAGACACCGGCCCCTATCTGCAACGCATCCTGCGCGAGGTGTTCGCCGACCACCCGCTGATTGGCCAGGTGCAGGGCGCAGGCCTGGTGGCGGCGCTGCAGTTCGCCGAGCACAAGCCCAGCCGCAAGCGCTACGCCAACGAGAACGACCTGGCCTGGCAATGCCGCACCTTCGGCTTCGAGGAAGGGGTGATCATCCGCTCCACCCTGGGCCGCATGATCATGGCGCCGGCGCTGGTGGCCAACCATGGCGAACTGGACGAGTTGGTGGACAAGACCCGCAAGGCCGTCGACCGCACCGCGCGCCTGGTCGGCAAGCTGTAA
- a CDS encoding aldehyde dehydrogenase, with the protein MIGGHLVPAASGATFDAVNPANQQLLAKVASCAETDVDRAVASARQAFEQGPWARMAPAERKRVLLRLAELMLAHREELALLESLNMGKPVMDALNIDVPGAAHVFAWYAEALDKLYDQVAPTARNAVATITREAIGVVAAVVPWNFPLDMAAWKLAPALAAGNSVVLKPAEQSPLSALRLAQLALEAGLPEGVLNVVPGLGETAGRALGLHPDVDCLVFTGSTQVGKYFMQYSAQSNLKQVWLECGGKSPNLVFDDCGDLDLAAEKAAFGIFFNQGEFCSANSRLYVQRSIHDAFVERLVAKARHWYPGDPLAPASHAGAIVDGEQTARIMAAIARGREEGASLVCGGRQLSFNGSSNFIEPTIFTGVRPGSALAREEIFGPVLAVMAFDTEEQAIQLANDSIYGLAASVWSDDLNRVHRVARQLKVGSVSVNTVDALDVITPFGGYKQSGFGRDLSLHAFDKYTQLKTTWIQLRGV; encoded by the coding sequence ATGATCGGCGGGCACCTGGTACCCGCCGCCAGTGGAGCCACCTTCGATGCCGTCAACCCGGCCAACCAGCAGTTGCTGGCCAAGGTCGCCAGCTGCGCTGAAACCGACGTCGACCGCGCCGTGGCCAGCGCCCGGCAAGCCTTTGAGCAAGGCCCCTGGGCGCGCATGGCGCCGGCCGAGCGCAAGCGCGTGCTGCTGCGCCTGGCCGAGCTGATGCTGGCCCACCGCGAAGAGCTGGCGTTGCTGGAATCGCTGAACATGGGCAAGCCGGTGATGGACGCGCTGAACATCGATGTGCCGGGCGCAGCCCACGTGTTTGCCTGGTATGCCGAGGCGCTGGACAAACTCTACGACCAGGTGGCGCCCACCGCCCGCAACGCCGTGGCCACCATTACCCGCGAGGCCATTGGCGTAGTGGCGGCTGTGGTGCCGTGGAACTTCCCGCTGGACATGGCCGCCTGGAAGCTGGCCCCGGCCCTGGCGGCCGGCAACAGCGTGGTGCTCAAGCCTGCCGAGCAGTCGCCGCTGTCGGCACTGCGCCTGGCCCAGCTGGCGCTGGAAGCCGGGCTGCCCGAAGGGGTGCTCAACGTGGTGCCTGGCCTTGGCGAAACCGCCGGCAGGGCGCTGGGCCTGCACCCCGACGTGGACTGCCTGGTATTCACCGGCTCCACCCAGGTGGGCAAGTACTTCATGCAGTATTCGGCGCAATCGAACCTCAAGCAGGTGTGGCTGGAGTGTGGCGGCAAAAGCCCGAACCTGGTGTTCGACGACTGCGGTGACCTGGACCTTGCGGCCGAAAAAGCCGCGTTCGGTATCTTCTTCAACCAGGGCGAATTCTGTTCGGCCAACTCGCGCCTGTATGTGCAGCGCTCGATCCACGACGCGTTCGTCGAGCGGCTGGTTGCCAAGGCTCGCCACTGGTACCCCGGTGACCCGCTGGCCCCGGCCAGCCACGCCGGGGCCATCGTCGACGGCGAGCAGACCGCGCGCATCATGGCGGCCATCGCCCGTGGGCGGGAGGAGGGTGCGAGCCTGGTGTGTGGCGGGCGCCAGCTCAGCTTCAACGGTTCTAGCAATTTCATCGAACCGACCATCTTCACCGGGGTGCGGCCCGGGTCGGCGCTGGCCCGTGAGGAAATTTTCGGGCCGGTGCTGGCGGTGATGGCATTCGACACTGAAGAGCAGGCGATCCAGTTGGCCAACGACAGCATCTACGGGCTGGCGGCGTCGGTGTGGAGCGACGACCTGAACCGCGTGCACCGGGTGGCCCGGCAGTTGAAGGTGGGCAGTGTGTCGGTCAATACCGTCGATGCACTGGATGTGATCACCCCGTTTGGCGGGTACAAGCAATCGGGGTTCGGCCGCGACTTGTCGCTGCATGCCTTCGACAAGTACACGCAGTTGAAGACCACCTGGATTCAGTTGCGCGGGGTGTGA
- a CDS encoding LysR family transcriptional regulator, with amino-acid sequence MSASERLKDIDLFVCVANAGSFNAAAERLNLTPSAVSKGIARLERRLQVRLFERTTRRLALTDGGAAYYRTCSRVLGDLEDAEQALNEAHSTPSGHLRIDLPASFGRLHALPAVLAFADQHPKLQPHITLSDRFVDLAEDSIDIVVRIGGPHSWQPGIEHHYLGNQRLVFCAAPAYLARHGTPRDEDELRAHGCVLYACTDGSTPALHFTGARLGVDLLKPMPGRLAIGDGEGQAMAVMAGLGIAQLPTWLVQRQLDDGSLVQVLPECEVQGLPIHLAWRRNRGHLPKVSALVQALTLSLGRVVRG; translated from the coding sequence ATGTCCGCTTCCGAGCGCCTGAAAGACATCGACCTGTTCGTCTGCGTGGCCAATGCCGGCAGTTTCAATGCCGCCGCCGAGCGCCTGAACCTTACCCCCTCTGCCGTCAGCAAGGGCATCGCGCGCCTGGAGCGGCGCCTGCAGGTACGCCTGTTCGAACGCACCACCCGGCGCCTGGCCCTCACCGACGGCGGCGCGGCCTACTACCGCACCTGCAGCCGCGTGCTGGGCGACCTGGAGGATGCCGAGCAGGCGCTCAACGAAGCGCACAGCACCCCCAGCGGTCACCTGCGCATCGACCTGCCGGCCAGCTTCGGCCGCCTGCACGCGCTGCCGGCGGTGCTGGCCTTTGCCGACCAACACCCCAAGCTGCAGCCGCATATCACCCTGTCGGACCGCTTCGTCGACCTGGCCGAAGACAGCATCGACATCGTCGTACGCATCGGCGGCCCGCACAGTTGGCAGCCCGGCATCGAGCATCACTACCTGGGCAACCAGCGCCTGGTGTTCTGCGCCGCCCCCGCCTACCTGGCCCGGCACGGCACCCCGCGCGACGAGGACGAACTGCGCGCCCACGGCTGCGTGCTGTATGCCTGCACCGACGGCAGCACGCCGGCACTGCACTTCACCGGCGCGCGCCTTGGGGTGGACCTGCTCAAGCCCATGCCGGGGCGCCTGGCCATCGGCGATGGCGAGGGGCAGGCGATGGCGGTGATGGCTGGGCTTGGGATTGCCCAGTTGCCAACCTGGCTGGTGCAGCGCCAGCTGGATGACGGCAGCCTGGTGCAGGTGCTGCCTGAATGCGAAGTGCAGGGGCTGCCGATTCACCTGGCCTGGCGGCGCAACCGCGGGCACCTGCCCAAGGTCAGTGCCTTGGTGCAGGCGTTGACGCTGAGCCTGGGGCGGGTGGTGCGGGGGTAG
- a CDS encoding MFS transporter, with product MTSSTLACGAAVRPRPRAGLSIGLLAVGGFAVLTTEFIILGLLPMLARDLGLSVAGAGQLVTLFAVTVMLFGPPLTAWLSPLPRKPLFIGILLVFAGANVLSAVAPSLWLLALSRFIAALALPVFWGTASESAGQLAGKGREGWAVSRVYLGITAAFVFGIPLGTLAAGVVGWRGSFWLLAGLCLLVALLMWAWLPRMPVVPKRADGQGQGVILKDRRFIAHVLLSALVFSAMFTAYTYLAEILERLAGVPANQVGWWLMGFGVVGMLGNALAGRIADRSPLRATVLLLVMLALGMGAVAPLATHTALLIVALVLWGVAYTALFPVCQVRVMQAGAKAQALAGTLNVSAANAGIAAGAALGGVAIQALGLGALGYVACGLAVLAIIAALLLLGRE from the coding sequence ATGACCAGTTCCACCCTGGCCTGCGGCGCCGCTGTGCGCCCGCGGCCCCGTGCCGGGCTGTCGATCGGCCTGCTGGCCGTCGGCGGCTTTGCCGTGTTGACCACCGAATTCATCATCCTCGGCCTGCTGCCGATGCTGGCGCGCGACCTGGGCCTGTCGGTGGCCGGTGCCGGCCAGCTGGTCACTTTGTTCGCGGTCACCGTGATGCTGTTCGGGCCACCGCTGACCGCCTGGCTGTCGCCGTTGCCGCGCAAGCCGCTGTTCATTGGCATCCTGCTGGTGTTTGCCGGCGCCAACGTGCTGTCGGCGGTGGCCCCCAGCCTGTGGTTGCTGGCCCTGTCGCGCTTCATCGCCGCGCTGGCCTTGCCAGTGTTCTGGGGCACTGCCAGCGAAAGCGCCGGGCAACTGGCGGGCAAGGGGCGCGAAGGGTGGGCGGTGTCGCGGGTGTACCTGGGTATCACCGCAGCCTTCGTGTTCGGTATTCCGCTGGGCACCCTGGCCGCCGGCGTTGTGGGCTGGCGCGGCAGCTTCTGGCTGTTGGCCGGGCTGTGCCTGCTGGTGGCGCTGTTGATGTGGGCCTGGTTGCCGCGCATGCCGGTGGTGCCCAAGCGCGCCGATGGCCAGGGGCAGGGGGTGATTCTCAAGGACCGCCGCTTCATCGCCCATGTGCTGTTGTCGGCGTTGGTGTTCAGCGCGATGTTCACCGCCTACACCTACCTCGCCGAAATCCTCGAGCGCCTGGCCGGTGTGCCGGCCAACCAGGTGGGTTGGTGGCTGATGGGCTTTGGCGTGGTGGGCATGCTGGGCAATGCACTGGCCGGCCGTATCGCCGACCGCAGCCCGCTGCGGGCCACCGTGCTGCTGTTGGTGATGCTGGCGCTGGGCATGGGCGCGGTAGCGCCGCTGGCCACGCACACAGCGCTGTTGATCGTGGCGCTGGTGCTGTGGGGGGTGGCTTATACCGCGCTGTTCCCGGTGTGCCAGGTGCGGGTGATGCAGGCCGGGGCCAAGGCCCAGGCGCTGGCCGGCACCTTGAATGTGTCGGCGGCCAATGCCGGCATCGCCGCTGGCGCAGCACTGGGTGGGGTGGCTATCCAGGCCCTGGGCCTGGGCGCGCTGGGGTACGTGGCTTGTGGGCTCGCGGTGCTGGCGATCATCGCCGCGCTGCTGTTGCTGGGGCGGGAGTGA
- a CDS encoding LysE family translocator, whose product MALHLWLTFSLAYLLTSLSPGPNVLLTVRNALRYGPSGMGMTLFGNLAAQLLAISAVAMGIGALLVSLPAAFLVLKLVGAGYLIYLGLRQLLARGASNTASNQPIAVRHHSKWRIGLEAFLVSASNPKTLVFFCAFLPQFLEPGRPIFGQFAAMYLSMALIVCLVHSFYCFTAYRFGQRIKASPIAAWFKRATGALFIGLGVRLLNTRAV is encoded by the coding sequence ATGGCACTGCACCTCTGGCTGACCTTCTCCCTCGCCTACCTGCTGACCTCGCTCAGCCCCGGCCCCAACGTGCTGCTGACCGTGCGCAACGCCCTGCGCTACGGCCCGTCGGGCATGGGCATGACGCTGTTTGGCAACCTTGCCGCGCAACTGCTGGCGATCAGCGCCGTGGCCATGGGCATCGGCGCCCTGCTGGTGTCGCTGCCGGCGGCGTTTCTGGTACTCAAGCTGGTGGGCGCCGGCTACCTGATCTACCTCGGCCTGCGCCAGCTACTGGCCCGCGGCGCCAGCAACACGGCCAGCAACCAGCCGATTGCCGTGCGCCACCACAGCAAGTGGCGTATCGGCCTGGAGGCGTTTCTGGTGTCGGCCAGCAACCCCAAGACCCTGGTGTTCTTCTGCGCCTTCCTGCCGCAGTTTCTCGAACCCGGGCGGCCGATCTTCGGCCAGTTCGCGGCGATGTACCTGAGCATGGCGCTGATCGTCTGCCTGGTGCATTCGTTCTACTGCTTCACTGCCTACCGCTTCGGCCAGCGCATCAAGGCCTCGCCCATCGCGGCCTGGTTCAAGCGCGCCACCGGCGCGCTGTTCATCGGGCTGGGGGTACGCCTGCTCAATACCCGGGCGGTGTAA
- a CDS encoding cysteine desulfurase family protein — MTSAPLYFDYAATTPVDDRVIETMLTCLGREAHFGNPASSGHFYGQAAREVVDQARRQVADQVGAQPDELVWTSGATESNNLALKGIAQGAGAVGHIITSQLEHKAVLDTAAELERQGWAITRLTPDAQGLIQPQAVQAALRPDTRLVSLMAVNNELGTLTDFAAIGALVRAHGALLHVDAAQAVGKVAIDLARQPVDLMSFSAHKVYGPKGIGVLYVGPRARDGLRAQMHGGGHERGLRSGTLATHQIAGMGSAFALAGQPGDAEHLRIEQLSRRLRDGLLALPGVTLNGCPLQRVPHTLNLCIDSKGYNGLALAGELAVSSTSACNSASNAASHVLLALGLSEHQARNSVRVSIGRFTREADVDQAVAVFRRVLGAAAVALW, encoded by the coding sequence ATGACCAGCGCCCCGCTTTACTTCGATTACGCCGCCACCACACCAGTCGACGACCGGGTCATCGAAACCATGCTCACCTGCCTGGGCCGCGAGGCCCATTTCGGCAACCCCGCTTCCAGCGGCCACTTCTACGGCCAGGCCGCCCGCGAAGTGGTGGACCAGGCCCGGCGCCAGGTGGCCGACCAGGTCGGCGCGCAGCCTGATGAGCTGGTGTGGACCTCAGGCGCCACCGAATCCAACAACCTGGCGCTCAAGGGCATCGCCCAGGGTGCCGGCGCGGTAGGCCATATCATCACCAGCCAGCTGGAGCACAAAGCCGTGCTCGACACCGCCGCCGAGCTTGAGCGCCAAGGCTGGGCCATCACCCGCCTGACGCCGGATGCCCAGGGCCTGATCCAGCCGCAAGCCGTGCAGGCGGCGTTGCGCCCGGACACCCGCCTGGTGTCGCTGATGGCGGTGAACAACGAACTGGGCACGCTCACCGACTTCGCGGCCATCGGCGCCCTGGTGCGTGCCCACGGCGCCCTGCTGCATGTGGATGCGGCGCAGGCCGTGGGCAAGGTGGCCATCGACCTGGCCCGCCAGCCGGTCGACCTGATGTCGTTTTCGGCGCACAAGGTCTATGGCCCCAAGGGCATCGGCGTGCTGTACGTCGGCCCCCGCGCCCGCGACGGGCTGCGTGCCCAAATGCACGGCGGCGGCCACGAGCGCGGCCTGCGCTCCGGTACCCTGGCCACCCACCAGATCGCCGGCATGGGCAGCGCCTTCGCCCTGGCTGGCCAGCCCGGTGACGCCGAGCACCTGCGCATCGAGCAACTGTCGCGGCGCCTGCGTGACGGGCTGCTGGCGCTGCCGGGGGTGACATTGAACGGCTGCCCGCTGCAGCGCGTGCCGCACACCCTCAACCTGTGTATCGACAGCAAGGGCTACAACGGCCTGGCCTTGGCCGGCGAGCTGGCCGTGTCGAGCACCTCGGCCTGCAACTCGGCGAGCAACGCTGCTTCCCACGTGCTGCTGGCCCTGGGGTTGAGCGAACACCAGGCGCGCAACAGCGTGCGGGTGAGTATCGGGCGCTTTACCCGTGAGGCGGATGTGGACCAGGCGGTTGCAGTGTTCAGGCGGGTGCTCGGGGCGGCGGCGGTGGCGTTGTGGTAG
- a CDS encoding DUF2269 family protein — MDYLLLKYLHVIAAIFLFGFGMGSYLYLIAAHRTGDTRVIAAVARLVVRFDAWITTPAGALQLLTGYAMVRLTGMDWSGGWLLAALLIFFGVGALWLPVLALQKRMQALAAQACASGTPLPAGYQRLYRCWLWMGVAGFAGMFLMVLVMVSKLAPWQWF, encoded by the coding sequence ATGGACTACCTGCTGCTCAAGTACCTGCATGTAATCGCCGCGATATTCCTGTTCGGGTTCGGCATGGGCTCGTACCTGTACCTGATCGCCGCCCACCGCACCGGCGACACCCGGGTGATTGCCGCCGTGGCGCGCCTTGTGGTGCGCTTCGATGCCTGGATCACCACCCCGGCAGGCGCCCTGCAACTGCTGACCGGCTACGCCATGGTGCGCCTGACTGGCATGGACTGGTCGGGCGGCTGGCTGCTGGCGGCGCTGCTGATCTTCTTCGGCGTAGGCGCACTGTGGTTGCCGGTGCTGGCGCTGCAAAAGCGCATGCAGGCCCTCGCCGCCCAGGCCTGCGCAAGCGGCACGCCACTGCCTGCCGGTTACCAGCGGCTGTACCGCTGCTGGCTGTGGATGGGGGTTGCGGGGTTTGCCGGGATGTTCCTGATGGTGCTGGTGATGGTCAGCAAACTGGCACCCTGGCAGTGGTTTTAA
- a CDS encoding saccharopine dehydrogenase family protein: MPIRTLVIGAYGNFGRIICRHLDCMPEVQLVIAGRNGASLAKLAEQLTDSERWCGDAMADGFAEALRALRIDWVIHTGGPFQGQPYHVAEACIEAGANYCDLADCRAFVSGIAQLDERARKAGVALLSGCSSVPSLSSAILDEQRQRFSHIETIEHGITSSAKMPGLSTIEGVLAYAGRPIPQWRNGHPCTVDGWLGLQLRHLPGLGWRLLNNVDVPDMAIFPARYGAASVAFKAGSGLMAGGLANAALALLVKLGPVRDPLPWARRLYRLGVRVEHWGDGKSAMYLDVRGRDENGQPLRLHAQVTALDDKGPEIPSCAAVALIAKVADGYRPQPGARPCVGEISVAEYLAAIDAPDKIRYSLDYRHG, encoded by the coding sequence ATGCCCATCCGTACCCTGGTGATCGGCGCCTACGGCAATTTCGGGCGCATCATCTGCCGCCACCTGGACTGCATGCCGGAGGTACAGCTGGTGATCGCCGGGCGCAACGGCGCCTCCCTGGCCAAGCTTGCCGAGCAACTGACCGATAGCGAACGCTGGTGCGGCGATGCCATGGCCGACGGCTTCGCCGAGGCCCTGCGTGCGCTGCGCATCGACTGGGTGATCCACACCGGCGGGCCGTTCCAGGGCCAGCCCTACCACGTGGCAGAAGCTTGCATCGAGGCCGGGGCGAACTACTGCGACCTGGCCGACTGCCGGGCATTCGTCAGCGGCATCGCCCAGCTGGACGAGCGCGCCCGCAAGGCCGGCGTTGCCCTGCTCAGCGGATGCAGCTCGGTGCCCAGCCTGTCGTCGGCGATTCTCGACGAACAGCGCCAGCGCTTCAGCCACATCGAGACCATCGAGCATGGCATCACCTCCTCGGCAAAAATGCCTGGCCTTTCCACCATCGAAGGCGTGCTGGCCTACGCCGGCCGGCCCATCCCGCAATGGCGCAATGGCCACCCGTGCACCGTGGACGGCTGGCTGGGCCTGCAGCTGCGCCACCTGCCGGGGCTCGGCTGGCGCCTGCTGAACAACGTCGATGTACCGGACATGGCAATCTTCCCGGCCCGTTACGGCGCCGCCAGCGTGGCCTTCAAGGCAGGCTCCGGGCTGATGGCCGGCGGCCTGGCCAATGCGGCACTGGCGCTGCTGGTCAAGCTGGGCCCGGTTCGCGACCCGCTGCCCTGGGCGCGGCGCCTGTACCGCCTGGGCGTGCGCGTGGAGCATTGGGGCGACGGCAAGAGCGCCATGTACTTGGACGTGCGTGGCCGCGATGAAAATGGCCAGCCCCTGCGCCTGCACGCCCAGGTGACGGCACTGGACGACAAAGGCCCGGAAATCCCCAGCTGCGCCGCCGTGGCACTGATCGCCAAGGTGGCCGATGGCTACCGGCCACAGCCCGGTGCACGGCCCTGTGTCGGCGAAATCAGCGTGGCCGAATACCTGGCCGCCATCGATGCTCCGGACAAGATCCGCTACAGCCTCGACTACCGGCACGGCTGA